In Rhodospirillum rubrum ATCC 11170, a genomic segment contains:
- a CDS encoding TlyA family rRNA (cytidine-2'-O)-methyltransferase, producing MNDDTAADDRRPPGDKRPGKLRLDQLLVDRGLVESRAKAQAVILAGLVFSGERRLEKAGAPVAADLAIDVRGQPHPWVSRGGMKLDKGLDSFGFSAEGLTCLDVGASTGGFTDVLLTRGAAKVYAVDVGYGQLAHKLRTDERVIVLERTNARHLDATLIPEPVGAVVCDASFIGLRTVLPAALGRAAPGAFLVALIKPQFEVGRERVGKGGVVRDPALHAEVCTTITDWLAALPGWSVVGLTESPIKGPEGNIEFLIGGRFSGV from the coding sequence GTGAACGACGACACGGCGGCCGATGACCGGCGCCCCCCGGGCGACAAGCGCCCGGGCAAGCTGCGCCTTGACCAGCTTCTGGTCGATCGCGGGCTGGTCGAAAGCCGGGCCAAGGCCCAGGCGGTGATTCTGGCCGGGCTGGTGTTTTCGGGCGAGCGGCGGCTGGAAAAGGCCGGCGCCCCGGTGGCCGCCGATCTGGCCATCGATGTCCGGGGCCAGCCCCATCCCTGGGTGTCACGCGGCGGTATGAAGCTTGATAAGGGGTTGGACAGCTTCGGCTTTTCCGCCGAAGGCCTGACCTGCCTCGATGTCGGCGCCTCGACCGGCGGTTTTACCGATGTTCTGCTGACCCGGGGAGCGGCCAAGGTCTATGCCGTCGATGTCGGCTATGGCCAGCTGGCCCACAAGCTGCGCACCGATGAGCGGGTTATCGTTCTGGAACGCACCAACGCCCGCCACCTTGACGCCACGCTGATCCCCGAGCCGGTGGGCGCCGTGGTCTGCGACGCCAGCTTCATCGGCCTGCGCACCGTTTTGCCCGCCGCCCTGGGCCGGGCGGCGCCGGGGGCCTTTCTGGTCGCCCTGATCAAACCGCAGTTCGAGGTCGGCCGCGAGCGCGTCGGCAAGGGCGGCGTCGTCCGCGATCCCGCCCTTCACGCCGAAGTCTGCACCACCATCACCGACTGGCTGGCCGCCCTGCCCGGCTGGAGCGTCGTCGGCCTGACCGAAAGCCCGATCAAGGGCCCGGAAGGCAACATCGAATTCCTCATCGGCGGCCGCTTCTCCGGGGTGTGA
- a CDS encoding exodeoxyribonuclease VII small subunit: MSDDIKHGVSRGPSGSGADENGIDIASLSFEQALTELESIVRKLEQGTIELDQAVGAYERGVALKRHCEAKLAEARMKVERISLGPDGSVGTAPFDAT; the protein is encoded by the coding sequence ATGTCCGACGATATCAAACACGGCGTCTCCCGCGGCCCCTCGGGCTCCGGCGCGGATGAAAATGGCATCGACATCGCCAGCCTGTCTTTCGAACAGGCTTTGACCGAACTCGAGTCCATCGTGCGCAAGCTCGAACAGGGAACGATCGAGCTTGATCAGGCGGTCGGCGCCTATGAGCGGGGGGTCGCCCTCAAGCGCCATTGCGAAGCCAAGCTCGCCGAGGCGCGGATGAAGGTCGAGCGCATTTCCCTGGGCCCCGACGGCAGCGTCGGCACCGCCCCCTTCGATGCGACGTGA
- a CDS encoding polyprenyl synthetase family protein: MAAEALAINDHLSQLMPATDGPEGRVVDAMRYAALEGGKRLRPFLVLQSAQLFSVSRACALNVAAAIEMIHCYSLIHDDLPAMDNDDLRRGRPTVHRQYDEPTAILAGDALLTKAFEVIALPGTHSDPAVRCDLVTELAIAAGAKGMVGGQMIDLMAERGLIDGALDVPAITRMHQLKTGRLISFSSIAGAILGKAPRSQRQALFNYAHDLGLAFQIADDLLDVEGDTATLGKTAGKDEASGKSTFVSLLGLERARDQADMLAEQAVNHLDAFDEKADLLRAVARFVVDRKS; encoded by the coding sequence ATGGCCGCCGAAGCGCTGGCCATCAACGATCACCTGTCGCAACTGATGCCGGCGACGGACGGCCCCGAGGGGCGGGTCGTCGACGCCATGCGCTACGCCGCCCTTGAGGGCGGCAAGCGTCTGCGGCCGTTTCTGGTCTTGCAGTCGGCGCAGTTGTTTTCGGTGTCGCGGGCCTGCGCGCTGAATGTCGCCGCCGCCATCGAAATGATCCACTGCTACTCGCTGATCCACGACGACCTGCCGGCGATGGATAACGATGATCTGCGCCGGGGCCGCCCCACCGTCCATCGGCAATACGACGAGCCGACCGCCATCCTGGCCGGCGACGCCCTGTTGACCAAGGCCTTCGAGGTCATCGCCCTGCCCGGCACCCATTCCGATCCGGCGGTGCGCTGCGACTTGGTCACGGAGCTGGCGATCGCCGCCGGCGCCAAGGGCATGGTCGGCGGTCAGATGATCGATCTGATGGCCGAACGCGGCCTGATCGACGGCGCGCTCGACGTTCCGGCGATCACCCGCATGCACCAGCTCAAGACTGGGCGGCTGATCAGCTTCTCCTCGATCGCCGGGGCGATCCTGGGCAAGGCGCCGCGCTCGCAGCGTCAGGCCCTGTTCAATTACGCCCATGATCTGGGTCTGGCCTTCCAGATCGCCGACGACCTGCTCGATGTGGAGGGCGATACCGCCACCCTGGGCAAGACCGCCGGCAAGGACGAGGCCTCGGGCAAATCCACCTTCGTTTCCCTGCTTGGCCTCGAGCGCGCCCGCGATCAGGCCGACATGCTGGCCGAACAGGCCGTCAATCACCTTGACGCCTTCGACGAGAAGGCCGACCTGCTGCGCGCCGTTGCCCGTTTCGTCGTCGACCGCAAAAGCTGA
- the dxs gene encoding 1-deoxy-D-xylulose-5-phosphate synthase, with amino-acid sequence MTSRPITPLLDTIRGPSDTRGLSVAQLEQLAREVRAEMIDAVSVTGGHLGSGLGVVELTVALHHVFDTPDDRIIWDVGHQCYPHKILTGRRDRIRTLRQGGGLSGFTLREESPYDPFGAGHSSTSISAGLGMAIGSALAGDARDVVAVIGDGSMSAGMAYEAMNNAGAAKSRLIVILNDNDMSIAPPVGAMSAYLSRLLSSKSWLSIRTLAKEIVARLPDALERTAKRAEEYARGMVTGGGTLFEEMGFYYVGPIDGHRMDHLVPVLRNVREAGRDGPVLIHVVTQKGKGYAPAENAPDKYHGVSRFNVVTGVQEKAKPQAPSYTAVFGKQLVAAAAKDHRIVAVTAAMPGGTGLDKLAAAYPQRCFDVGIAEQHAVTFAAGLACEGLKPFVALYSSFLQRGYDQVVHDVVLQKLPVRFAIDRAGFVGADGATHGGVFDMAFLGCLPNLVVMCAADEAELARMVVTAAGHDSGPIALRYPRGEGVGVEIPEDPQPLAIGKGRIVREGKGVALLSIGTRLQSCLEACEILAARGLTPTVADARFLKPFDEELVADLAARHEVLIVVEEGAIGGFCSHVATWLANQGLLDGGLKLRALHIPDRFFEHDAPEVQCAKAGIDAQAITTAVLDALKLETSATIDAGALKA; translated from the coding sequence GTGACATCGAGACCGATAACGCCGCTTTTGGACACGATCCGCGGTCCTTCGGACACACGGGGTCTTTCGGTGGCGCAGCTGGAGCAGCTGGCGCGCGAAGTGCGGGCGGAAATGATCGACGCGGTCTCGGTGACCGGCGGTCATCTGGGCTCGGGGCTTGGGGTGGTCGAGCTGACGGTGGCCCTCCATCACGTGTTCGACACCCCCGACGACCGCATCATCTGGGATGTCGGCCATCAGTGTTATCCCCACAAGATCCTGACCGGGCGGCGCGATCGCATCCGCACCCTGCGCCAGGGCGGCGGGCTGTCGGGCTTCACCCTGCGCGAGGAAAGCCCCTATGACCCCTTCGGCGCCGGGCATTCCTCGACCTCGATCTCGGCGGGTCTGGGCATGGCCATCGGCTCGGCCCTGGCCGGCGACGCCCGCGACGTGGTGGCGGTGATCGGCGATGGCTCGATGAGCGCGGGCATGGCCTATGAGGCGATGAACAACGCCGGGGCGGCCAAATCGCGGCTGATCGTCATCCTCAACGACAACGACATGTCGATCGCCCCGCCGGTGGGGGCGATGAGCGCCTATCTGTCGCGGCTGCTCAGTTCGAAAAGCTGGCTGTCGATCCGCACCCTGGCCAAGGAGATCGTCGCCCGCCTGCCCGACGCCCTGGAGCGCACGGCCAAGCGGGCCGAGGAATACGCCCGCGGCATGGTGACGGGCGGTGGCACGCTGTTCGAGGAGATGGGCTTTTATTACGTCGGGCCGATCGACGGCCATCGCATGGACCATCTGGTGCCGGTGCTGCGCAACGTGCGCGAGGCCGGGCGCGATGGTCCGGTGCTGATCCACGTGGTGACGCAAAAGGGCAAGGGCTATGCCCCGGCCGAGAACGCGCCCGACAAATACCACGGCGTGTCGCGCTTCAACGTGGTGACCGGGGTTCAGGAAAAGGCCAAGCCGCAGGCGCCGTCCTATACGGCGGTGTTTGGCAAGCAGCTGGTGGCGGCGGCGGCCAAGGACCACCGCATCGTCGCGGTGACGGCGGCGATGCCCGGCGGCACCGGCCTTGACAAGCTGGCGGCGGCCTATCCGCAGCGCTGCTTCGATGTCGGCATCGCCGAACAGCACGCCGTGACCTTCGCCGCCGGTCTGGCCTGCGAGGGGTTGAAGCCCTTCGTCGCCCTCTATTCCAGCTTTTTGCAGCGCGGCTATGATCAGGTGGTCCACGACGTGGTCTTGCAGAAGCTGCCGGTGCGCTTCGCCATCGACCGCGCCGGGTTCGTCGGCGCCGACGGGGCGACCCATGGCGGCGTCTTCGACATGGCCTTCCTCGGCTGCCTGCCCAATCTGGTGGTGATGTGCGCCGCCGACGAGGCCGAGCTGGCGCGCATGGTGGTGACGGCGGCCGGCCATGACAGCGGCCCGATCGCCCTGCGCTATCCGCGCGGCGAGGGCGTGGGGGTGGAGATCCCCGAGGATCCCCAACCTTTGGCGATCGGCAAGGGCCGCATCGTGCGCGAGGGCAAGGGCGTGGCCCTGCTGTCGATCGGCACCCGGCTGCAGTCGTGCCTGGAGGCCTGCGAGATCCTGGCGGCGCGCGGCCTGACGCCGACGGTGGCCGACGCCCGCTTCCTCAAACCCTTCGACGAGGAGCTGGTGGCCGATCTCGCCGCCCGCCACGAGGTGCTGATCGTCGTCGAGGAAGGCGCGATCGGCGGCTTTTGCTCCCATGTCGCCACCTGGCTGGCCAATCAGGGCCTGCTCGACGGCGGCCTCAAGCTGCGCGCCCTGCATATCCCCGACCGCTTCTTCGAGCACGACGCGCCCGAGGTCCAATGCGCCAAGGCCGGCATCGACGCCCAGGCCATCACCACCGCCGTCCTCGACGCCCTCAAGCTTGAAACCAGCGCCACCATCGACGCCGGCGCCCTGAAGGCGTGA
- a CDS encoding S49 family peptidase yields MRFIGKALLVVFAVVGILASVLIVSGAVALSSFIGKDEPLPTKLVLDLDASGSFSEDGGALPGLGFLSGEGERPSLRAVTEGLIAAASDPTVKGLMVRIGEGSLGMAQAQELRQAILAFRASGKPSIAYAETIGEFGQGTVPYYLASAVEDVWLQPSGMLGTTGFAVRMPFVRKLLDDLGILPQFIARKEFKDAAATATQYGMSPAQEISFGALVQGWSGQVVRAVAEARGLSEDQVRGLIDRSPLLAAEALESGLIDRLGYPDEARKAMGERAGTDEHLSVGQYAERQAKAKPAPGAKGLALIAASGPIVTGDGKVSPFDGKEIDARALAATIDSAVDDAGVAAIVLRIDSPGGSYVGSDLVWRAVSRARQHGLPVIASMGDVAASGGYYMAMGANKIVAQPGTLTGSIGVVAGKFTIAKASEDLGIAWGGVEAGRNAALFSLTDPFDEAGQRRMDQILDAIYADFTGKAAAGRGLSPEAIEEAARGRVWTGEDALAHGLVDALGGLQTAIELARTEAGLDPHAPLAITVYPKREGPEWLLRALMSAEQIGGVRSVRAALGLVSGLSSELAPTIDGLRATSAGPLAMPVIGR; encoded by the coding sequence ATGCGGTTCATCGGCAAGGCCTTGCTGGTCGTTTTTGCGGTCGTCGGCATTCTGGCGAGTGTTCTTATCGTGAGTGGCGCGGTGGCGCTCTCGTCCTTCATCGGCAAGGATGAGCCCCTGCCCACCAAATTGGTTCTCGATCTTGACGCCAGCGGATCCTTTTCCGAAGACGGCGGCGCCCTTCCCGGCCTGGGATTCCTGTCGGGGGAGGGTGAGCGGCCCTCCTTGCGCGCGGTGACCGAGGGGCTGATCGCCGCCGCCAGCGATCCCACGGTCAAGGGGCTGATGGTGCGCATCGGCGAGGGGTCTTTGGGTATGGCCCAGGCCCAGGAGCTGCGTCAGGCGATCCTGGCCTTCCGCGCCTCGGGCAAGCCGTCGATCGCCTATGCCGAAACCATCGGCGAGTTCGGTCAGGGCACGGTTCCCTATTATCTGGCTTCGGCGGTCGAGGATGTCTGGCTTCAGCCCTCGGGCATGCTGGGCACCACCGGCTTCGCCGTGCGCATGCCCTTCGTGCGCAAGCTGCTTGATGATCTTGGCATCCTGCCGCAGTTCATCGCCCGCAAGGAATTCAAGGACGCCGCCGCCACCGCCACCCAATATGGGATGAGCCCAGCGCAGGAGATCTCGTTTGGCGCCCTGGTCCAGGGCTGGAGCGGGCAAGTGGTGCGCGCCGTGGCCGAGGCCCGGGGCCTGTCCGAAGATCAGGTGCGCGGGCTGATCGATCGCTCGCCGCTGCTGGCGGCCGAGGCCCTGGAAAGCGGCCTGATCGACCGTTTGGGCTATCCCGACGAGGCGCGCAAGGCGATGGGCGAGCGGGCGGGAACCGACGAGCATCTGTCCGTCGGCCAGTATGCCGAGCGTCAGGCCAAGGCCAAGCCGGCGCCCGGAGCCAAGGGTCTGGCGCTGATTGCGGCCAGCGGCCCGATCGTTACCGGCGATGGCAAGGTCAGCCCCTTCGATGGCAAGGAAATCGATGCCCGCGCCCTGGCCGCCACCATCGATAGCGCGGTGGACGATGCCGGGGTGGCCGCCATCGTGTTGCGTATCGACAGCCCGGGGGGATCCTATGTCGGCTCCGATCTGGTCTGGCGCGCGGTCAGCCGGGCCCGCCAGCACGGCCTGCCGGTGATCGCCTCGATGGGCGATGTCGCCGCCTCGGGGGGCTATTACATGGCGATGGGCGCCAATAAGATCGTCGCCCAGCCCGGCACCCTGACCGGCTCGATCGGCGTCGTCGCTGGCAAGTTCACCATCGCCAAGGCCAGCGAGGACCTAGGCATCGCCTGGGGCGGGGTGGAGGCCGGGCGCAACGCGGCGCTGTTTAGCCTGACCGATCCCTTCGACGAGGCCGGGCAGCGGCGCATGGATCAGATCCTTGATGCCATCTATGCCGATTTCACCGGCAAGGCGGCGGCCGGGCGCGGCCTGTCGCCCGAAGCGATCGAAGAGGCGGCGCGCGGTCGGGTGTGGACCGGCGAGGATGCCCTGGCCCATGGGCTGGTCGATGCCCTGGGCGGGCTGCAAACGGCGATCGAACTGGCCCGCACGGAAGCCGGTCTCGACCCCCATGCCCCCCTGGCGATCACCGTCTATCCCAAGCGCGAGGGGCCGGAGTGGCTGTTGCGCGCCCTGATGAGCGCCGAGCAGATCGGCGGCGTGCGCAGCGTCCGGGCGGCGCTGGGCTTGGTCAGCGGGCTGAGCAGCGAGCTTGCGCCGACGATCGACGGCCTGCGCGCCACCTCGGCCGGACCTCTGGCCATGCCGGTGATCGGGCGCTGA